The Carassius carassius chromosome 9, fCarCar2.1, whole genome shotgun sequence genome includes a region encoding these proteins:
- the LOC132149207 gene encoding E3 ubiquitin-protein ligase RNF25-like, with protein sequence MAAESDVLSEIEVLQSIYLDELSVDQRDEGGWTVSLVLYPSTAEDCLSQFVRLTLTMDLDFQYPYSSPYISIHNPRGLSDDKLLSLQRSLQIEAESCFGTPVLYQLIERAKEILTESNIPHGNCVICLYGFKEGEVFTKTSCYHYFHSHCLGRYITHSEMELKDRERELEEDKTRDRTEEEDLAVVCPVCREPLTYDLDVLLTSPAPVFTQQEDAVIGGEFKKKWAALQKILKRQKEKGGVIDPETESNRFLIHINEAPAYVSGAESCQSLLSSSQDSTGATQASQSHHTTAQSQHQCSHESRQQGDFKRGRRGRGGRRGGSACHTMPTPGVERLGRPVHSSDKIYYVNSGPPNTTPQGETTSQGQGCELNEEEKTVSQEKVTSESNCKQDVTQQKVCISKDGTQTILHQGHPEREHVGRGWKRGGHGSGRHHGHWQERNFKGPSHWENSGNAGHRGGGYSAREGGAGHHHRRGGAYRGGGRGLHQRVEKEFRKEGVL encoded by the exons ATGGCTGCCGAGAGCGA TGTCCTGTCTGAGATTGAAGTGCTGCAGTCCATCTACTTAGATGAGCTCAGTGTTGATCAGAGAGATGAAGG AGGATGGACAGTCAGTCTGGTGCTCTATCCCTCCACTGCGGAGGACTGTCTCTCTCAGTTTGTCCGTCTTACATTGACAATGGATCTGGACTTTCAG TACCCATATTCATCTCCTTACATCTCTATTCACAATCCACGTGGACTCTCAGATGATAAACTGCTCAG TTTACAGAGGAGTTTGCAGATAGAGGCAGAGTCATGTTTCGGGACACCTGTACTGTACCAGCTCATAGAG AGAGCCAAAGAGATCCTGACCGAGAGCAATATTCCCCATGGAAACTGTGTCATCTGTTTGTATGGCTTTAAG GAGGGGGAAGTGTTTACTAAGACCAGCTGCTATCACTATTTCCATTCTCACTGTCTTGGCCGCTACATCACCCACTCTGAGATGGAGCTGAAGGACCGTGAGAGGGAGCTGGAGGAGGATAAAACCAGAGACAGGACCGAAGAAGAG gacttggctgttgtttgcCCAGTGTGTCGAGAGCCTCTCACCTATGATTTGGATGTCCTCCTTACCTCTCCTGCTCCAGTTTTCACACAG CAGGAGGATGCAGTCATCGGTGGggaatttaaaaagaaatgggCAGCACTTCAGAAGATTCTGAAACGGCAGAAGGAAAAGGGTGGAGTTATTGACCCAGAAACAGAGTCTAATAGATTCCTAATTCACATTAATGAG GCTCCAGCTTATGTTTCTGGTGCCGAATCTTGTCAGTCACTCCTTTCCTCGTCCCAAGATTCCACCGGTGCAACCCAAGCCTCTCAAAGTCATCACACTACAGCCCAATCACAGCACCAGTGCTCTCATGAGAGCAGGCAGCAAGGTGACTTCAAGAGAGGTCGTAGAGGAAGAGGAGGCAGAAGAGGTGGATCAGCGTGTCACACGATGCCTACACCTGGGGTAGAACGACTGGGCAGGCCTGTGCATTCTTCTGATAAGATTTATTATGTCAACTCAGGCCCACCAAACACCACGCCACAGGGAGAAACTACATCACAAGGACAGGGATGTGAActcaatgaagaagaaaaaactgttTCTCAAGAAAAGGTTACTTCAGAATCTAACTGTAAACAAGATGTGACCCAACAAAAAGTGTGTATTTCAAAAGATGGGACTCAGACAATATTACACCAAGGACACCCAGAAAGGGAACATGTGGGTCGAGGATGGAAGCGTGGTGGTCATGGCTCTGGACGACATCATGGACATTGGCAGGAGAGGAATTTCAAGGGACCCAGTCACTGGGAAAATTCTGGAAATGCTGGCCACCGTGGAGGAGGATATAGTGCCAGAGAGGGAGGGGCTGGGCATCATCACAGAAGGGGCGGGGCTTATAGAGGTGGTGGCAGGGGTTTGCATCAGAGAGTGGAAAAAGAGTTTAGGAAAGAGGGAGTGCTCTGA
- the LOC132149208 gene encoding histone acetyltransferase KAT8-like encodes MMSGVAMSMSHNRHQNMNNSYDNCGSEERMDVDIDTGTHRGSLETTRATCSSNGSGGEEDEAEAADREREAGGSSTPHSGDGMSHVGGRDQEVSVEIGETYLCQRADKTWHSAEVIQSRLNEQEGREEFYVHYVGFNRRLDEWVGKARLALTKTVKDAVRKSVEEGGGGELVDQPERKITRNQKRKHDEINHVQKTYAEMDPTTAALEKEHEAITKVKYVDKIQIGNFEIDAWYFSPFPEDYGKQPKLWICEYCLKYMKYEKTFRYHLSQCQWRQPPGKEIYRRNNISVYEVDGKDHKIYCQNLCLLAKLFLDHKTLYFDVEPFIFYILTEVNKQGAHIVGYFSKEKESPDGNNVACILTLPPYQRRGYGKFLIAFSYELSKLESMVGSPEKPLSDLGKLSYRSYWSWVLLEILRDFRGTLSIKDLSQMTSITQSDIISTLQSLNMVKYWKGQHVICVTPKLVEEHLKSAQYKKPPITVDTHCLKWAPPKHKQAKFSKK; translated from the exons ATGATGTCTGGCGTGGCGATGTCGATGTCCCACAATCGTCACCAAAACATGAACAATTCATATGATAACTGCGGATCCGAAGAGCGAATGGACGTTGATATAGACACTGGAACCCACCGAGGGAGTTTGGAGACAACACGAGCAACATGTTCATCAAACGGCAGTGGCGGGGAAGAGGACGAGGCGGAGGCCGCTGATCGAGAACGAGAAGCCGGGGGCTCGAGTACTCCGCACTCCGGGGATGGAATGTCGCACGTCGGCGGCAGAGACCAGGAGGTGTCAGTAGAAATCGGGGAGACTTACTTGTGTCAGCGTGCGGACAAAACATGGC ATTCAGCAGAAGTTATTCAGTCTAGGCTGAATGAGCAGGAAGGCAGAGAAGAGTTTTACGTCCACTATGTTGGAT TTAACAGACGTTTAGATGAGTGGGTTGGAAAGGCACGTTTAGCCCTGACAAAGACTGTGAAAGATGCAGTGAGAAAGAGTGTGGAGGAGGGTGGTGGAGGTGAACTTGTGGACCAGCCTGAGAGGAAGATCACCCGAAACCAGAAGCGTAAACATGACGAGATCAACCATGTGCAGAAG acttaTGCAGAGATGGACCCCACTACAGCAGCCCTGGAGAAAGAGCATGAGGCG ATCACAAAAGTAAAATACGTGGACAAGATCCAGATTGGGAACTTTGAGATTGACGCATGGTACTTCTCTCCATTCCCTGAGGACTATGGAAAACAACCCAAGCTTTGGATCTGTGAATACTGCCTGAAGTATATGAAGTATGAGAAGACTTTCAGATACCACCTG TCGCAGTGTCAGTGGCGTCAGCCTCCAGGCAAAGAGATTTATCGCAGAAACAATATCTCAGTGTACGAAGTTGATGGGAAGGACCATAAG ATCTATTGTCAGAATCTGTGTCTCCTGGCAAAGCTTTTTCTGGATCATAAAACACTTTACTTTGATGTAGAGCCATTCATCTTCTACATCCtcactgaagtcaacaaacaggGAGCACATATTGTGGGCTACTTCTCTAAG GAGAAGGAGTCTCCAGATGGGAACAATGTGGCTTGTATTCTCACTCTTCCTCCATACCAGCGAAGAGGATATGGAAAATTTCTAATTGCATTCA GTTACGAGTTGTCTAAGCTGGAGAGTATGGTGGGGTCTCCAGAGAAGCCTCTGTCAGACTTGGGAAAGTTGAGTTACAGGAGTTACTGGTCTTGGGTACTACTAGAAATTCTGCGAGACTTCAGAGGGACACTGTCCATTAAAGACCTCAG CCAGATGACCAGCATTACTCAGAGTGACATCATCAGCACACTACAGTCTCTGAACATGGTCAAGTACTGGAAAGGTCAACATGTCATCTGTGTCACACCAAAACTTGTAGAGGAACATCTCAAAAGTGCCCAGTACAAGAAACCACCAATAACAG TGGACACGCATTGTTTGAAATGGGCACCTCCCAAACACAAGCAGGCCAAGTTTTCTAAAAAATGA